TGCCGCCGACACCGAGCGGCACCGCGATCCAGAACACCGCGTAGAGCAGCGCGCCGAGGCCGTCCGCCATGAAGAGCCCGAGGAAGACGAGCCGGACCCAGATCACCGGCAGGCCGAGGTGCCCCGCCAGCCCGCGCGCCACACCGCCCAGCCAACGGCCCTCCGCGCTGCGGTACAGCCTGCGGGCGGCGGGCTCTTCGGCCTCGGGCGGACGGGCGGTGGCGACGGGCATGCCCCGATGGTCACACGGGCCCGGCGGTGGGGACATCAGGGCCGTCCCTGAGAGAGACCCTGAGCATCGGGACCCGCGCCGGGCCCCGGGGTGCGAAATCAGGGAAGGGCCAGGGTCGGGACGGCTGCCGCCCGCCGTGGCGGACCGTCACCATGGAGACATGACTCAGCCGACCGCCCCGCCCGCCGCGCCGCCGGAGCCGCGGCTCCCGCCCGTGCTGCTGCGCCGGACCGCGCGGCACAAGGCCGTCGGCGGGGTCTGCGGGGGGCTCGGCCGGTACTGCGACGTCGACCCGGTGGTCTTCCGTATCGCCACGGGTGTGCTTGCGGCGACCGGCGGCATCGGTCTGATCTTCTACGGCTTCGCCTGGCTGCTGATCCCGCTGGAGGGCGAGGAGGAGAACGAGGCGCGGCGCGCCCTGTCCGGCCGGGTCGACGGGGCCGCCCTGGTCGCCGTGCTGCTGGCGCTGCTCGGCTGCGGGCTGTTCCTGTCGATGCTGGGCAACGACGGGACGCTCGCGTTCTCCGCGCTGCTGTCGCTCGCCGTCGCGGGCGCCGCCGTGTGGTCGCGGCGGCGCACCACCGCCGCCCCGGAGGGGGGACCGCTGGACGCGACGACCGCGCACGCCGTGTCGGAGGCCCCGCCGGAGGCCAAGGCGCCCCCGACACCCGACAGCCCGTCCTGGTGGCGGGACCCGATCGTCAAGGACGGCACCACGGGGCCGGTGGCGACGGGCTACCTGTGGGGGCCGGCCGACTCCGCGCCGGGCGCCGCCGCGCTCCCCCGCGAGCGGCGCCGCGACACCCCGTCACCGCGCCCGCGCGGGCCCCGCGGCATCGCCGGAATCGTCTTCCTGCTCGCTCTGGTGGCGGGTGGTCTCGGTACGGGTCTGTCCTGGGAGTCGCAGCCGCTGGGCACCAGCCTGCAGACCGGGCTCGCCTGCGCGCTCGCCGTGTTCGGATTCGGCCTGGTCGTCGGCAGCCTCCTCGGCCGGATCGGCGGCGGCACGGTCCTGCTGACCGTGGTCACGGCCGTGCTCCTGACGGGTGCCTCCGTCCTGCCCGAGGAGATCAGCACCCAGTGGACGCGGACTGACTGGCGGCCCGCGACGGCCGCCGCCGTCGCTCCGCGGTACCAGCTGGGCTCGGGCACGGCCACGCTCGACCTGAGCCGGGTGGCGGTGCCGCCGGAGGGGACGGTGAGCACCGTCGCGGAGGTCGGCGCGGGCCGGCTGAGGGTCGTGCTGCCCCCGGACGCCACGGTGCGGATCCGGACCCGCGTCGGCGTCGGTGACGTCCGGCTGCCCGGGGATCCGGTGAACGACGTGGACGTCGCCCCGGACAGGGACCGCACGGACACGCTCGCTCCGCCCGCCGGTGCGGGGCCCGCGGGCACGCTCGACCTCGATCTGACGGTCGCGCTCGGACAGGTGGAGGTCATCCGTGCCGCTTCATGAGTTCCGTCCGGGCAGGCTGATCGCGGGCACCGCGGCCCTGGGGACCGCCGCGGCCTATCTCGGTGACGCGACCGGGGCGTGGCAGGCCCCGTGGTTCACGGCCCTTCCGGTGATGTCCGGCGGCCTCTTCCTCGCCGCCGTCGCCACCTTCGTCCACTACCGGCTGCGTCGGCGCCGTTCCGCGATCGCCGCGTCCAGGGAGAACACGGAGGCGCCGGCGAGCACCAGCGGCAGCCAGGCAACCAGGTAGGCCAGATCGTTCCCGTAGTAGTACGGCTCGGTCTGCCAGCTGACGGTCAGCCACAGGCTCAGCGAGATCAGCGCCCCGCCCAGGGCGGCCAGCCGCGCGAACAGCCCCAGCAGGGTGCCGATGCCGACGGCCAGTTCGCCGAAGGCCATCGCGTAGCCGAAGCCCTCGGGGCTCTTCAGGGCCATGTCCACGAGCGCGGGTACGGCGGAGCTGTTCCGCACGGTGGCCATCAGCTCGCCGATGGAGCCGGTGCCGCTCGCGGAGATGAACGCGCTGTCGAGGAGCTTGTCCAGTCCCGCGTAGA
The genomic region above belongs to Streptomyces marianii and contains:
- a CDS encoding PspC domain-containing protein — translated: MTQPTAPPAAPPEPRLPPVLLRRTARHKAVGGVCGGLGRYCDVDPVVFRIATGVLAATGGIGLIFYGFAWLLIPLEGEEENEARRALSGRVDGAALVAVLLALLGCGLFLSMLGNDGTLAFSALLSLAVAGAAVWSRRRTTAAPEGGPLDATTAHAVSEAPPEAKAPPTPDSPSWWRDPIVKDGTTGPVATGYLWGPADSAPGAAALPRERRRDTPSPRPRGPRGIAGIVFLLALVAGGLGTGLSWESQPLGTSLQTGLACALAVFGFGLVVGSLLGRIGGGTVLLTVVTAVLLTGASVLPEEISTQWTRTDWRPATAAAVAPRYQLGSGTATLDLSRVAVPPEGTVSTVAEVGAGRLRVVLPPDATVRIRTRVGVGDVRLPGDPVNDVDVAPDRDRTDTLAPPAGAGPAGTLDLDLTVALGQVEVIRAAS
- a CDS encoding DoxX family protein, which encodes MTHVYRTTATYATDDVGTDWKGRAARYSLLPLRLFLGVTFVYAGLDKLLDSAFISASGTGSIGELMATVRNSSAVPALVDMALKSPEGFGYAMAFGELAVGIGTLLGLFARLAALGGALISLSLWLTVSWQTEPYYYGNDLAYLVAWLPLVLAGASVFSLDAAIAERRRRSR